A genomic stretch from Antarcticibacterium flavum includes:
- a CDS encoding class I SAM-dependent DNA methyltransferase, with protein MFEQTFKNIDDILYKDAGADSELDYIGQTSWVLFLRYLDELDNEKADEAALEGKDYEFILDEKYRWSNWAMPKDVNGELDHHIAMTGPDLIAFVNNELFPYLAGFKLKAKDNPKTIEYKIGEIFSEIGNKVQSGYNLREILSLADTLPFKSTKDKHELSHLYETKIKNMGNAGRNGGQYYTPRPLIRSMVQVTNPKIGETVYDAAVGSAGFLCEAYEYMYEKMDKTTFNLKTLQETTFYGKEKKNLAYVIGVMNMILHGIEAPNIIHINTLTQSIRDIQEEDRYDVILANPPFGGKERKEVQQNFDIKTGETAFLFLQHFIKSLKTGGRAAIVIKNTFLSNTDNASVSLRKNLLETCNLHTVLDMPGGTFLGAGVKTVVLFFRKGEPTKSIWYYQLDPGRNMGKTNPLNDKDLKEFVNLQPTQPETEKSWNLKLADIDETSYDLSVKNTNTPEEAPLRVPEEILQEMKSLDAETNQLLTEIEELI; from the coding sequence ATGTTTGAACAAACCTTCAAGAACATAGATGATATCCTGTACAAAGATGCAGGAGCCGATAGTGAATTAGATTACATAGGCCAAACCTCCTGGGTGCTCTTCCTTAGATATTTAGATGAACTGGATAATGAAAAAGCCGATGAAGCTGCTTTAGAGGGGAAAGACTATGAATTTATCTTAGATGAAAAATACCGATGGTCTAATTGGGCAATGCCTAAGGATGTTAATGGTGAGTTAGATCATCATATCGCTATGACAGGTCCAGATCTTATAGCCTTCGTAAATAATGAGCTATTTCCTTATCTTGCTGGGTTTAAATTAAAGGCTAAAGACAATCCGAAAACCATTGAATATAAAATCGGGGAGATCTTCAGCGAGATCGGCAATAAAGTACAAAGCGGGTATAACTTACGGGAGATACTTTCTTTAGCTGATACTTTGCCATTTAAGTCTACTAAAGATAAGCACGAGCTAAGCCACCTGTATGAAACTAAGATTAAGAATATGGGGAATGCAGGAAGAAATGGTGGACAGTATTATACCCCACGTCCTCTAATCAGGTCAATGGTGCAGGTCACTAATCCAAAGATCGGGGAAACTGTTTATGATGCAGCAGTGGGCTCAGCAGGCTTCTTGTGTGAGGCTTATGAGTATATGTATGAGAAGATGGATAAAACCACTTTTAACCTCAAAACCTTGCAGGAAACTACCTTTTACGGAAAGGAGAAGAAGAATCTTGCCTATGTTATTGGTGTTATGAATATGATTTTACACGGCATCGAAGCTCCTAATATTATTCATATCAATACGCTAACGCAATCTATAAGAGATATACAGGAAGAGGACAGGTACGATGTAATCCTTGCTAATCCACCATTTGGGGGAAAAGAACGTAAAGAAGTACAACAAAACTTTGACATTAAAACAGGAGAGACGGCATTTCTGTTTTTACAACATTTTATAAAGAGCCTCAAAACGGGTGGAAGAGCAGCAATTGTTATAAAAAACACTTTTTTAAGCAACACCGATAATGCGTCTGTAAGCTTAAGAAAAAACCTTTTGGAAACCTGTAATCTGCATACGGTATTAGATATGCCTGGGGGAACTTTTTTAGGGGCAGGAGTTAAAACCGTTGTCTTATTCTTTAGAAAAGGCGAACCCACAAAAAGTATTTGGTATTACCAGCTTGATCCAGGCAGGAATATGGGTAAAACCAATCCTTTAAATGATAAGGACTTAAAGGAATTTGTTAACCTGCAACCTACCCAACCTGAAACCGAAAAATCCTGGAATCTGAAACTGGCAGATATAGATGAAACCAGCTATGATCTTTCAGTTAAAAACACAAATACTCCTGAAGAAGCACCTTTACGGGTTCCAGAAGAAATTTTACAGGAAATGAAAAGTTTGGATGCGGAAACCAATCAATTGCTAACTGAAATTGAGGAGTTAATATGA
- the hsdR gene encoding EcoAI/FtnUII family type I restriction enzme subunit R produces the protein MNEAQTEHDYIDPALKDAGWGVVEGSFIKKQFPITQGRLLGNGRRQMPLKADYVLQYKNRNLAVIEAKAADKYYTSGLAQAKEYAERLQVRFTYATNGLKIYKVDLEEGIENDVPKYPTPQELYDLTFSQTIEWRERLFEIPFEDRSGTWQPRYYQNNAITKALEAIAVKRKRILLTLATGTGKTAISFQIAWKLFHAKWNLSAIDSRNYHSRSPRILFLADRNILADQAFNSFSAFEEDALVRIKPSEIKKKGSVPKNGSIFFTIFQTFMSGPGDTPYFGEYPKDYFDFIIIDECHRGGANDESSWRAIMDYFKPAVQLGLTATPKRDVNGDTYDYFGEPVYEYSLKEGINDGFLTPFKVKEFSTTIDEYTYDPEDDVEGEIQPDRTYKEPDFNRSIAMEARENYRVKLFMDLVNENQKTLIFCATQDHAAQIRDMINQYSSSKNPLYCCRVTADDGGIGEQYLRDFQDNEKLIPTMLTTSQKLSTGVDAPEIRNIVLLRSINSMVEFKQIVGRGTRLFRGKDYFTIYDFVKAHKHFKDPEWDGPPLPPEVIEPRPKKPCFECGEFTCVCEKVPPDPCHICGYAPCRCNKVNNVVKVKLSDRKVRELDSMVKTSFWDPDGKPISAETFINRLFGDISGLFKSEEELRKIWSTPSTRKKLLEEMEDKGYSEAQLEDLRKVVHGEDSDLFDVLSYIAYHKDLVPRIKRAENAKVHLTSYSSEQQDFLNFVLRQYVEAGVGELDESKIKDLLVLKYKAIADAKIKLGDIPSIRQTFIAFQQHLYRQSNTA, from the coding sequence ATGAACGAAGCCCAAACTGAACACGATTATATAGATCCCGCATTAAAAGACGCAGGTTGGGGAGTTGTAGAAGGAAGTTTTATTAAAAAACAATTTCCTATAACCCAGGGAAGATTGTTGGGCAACGGGAGAAGGCAAATGCCTTTAAAAGCAGATTATGTACTGCAATATAAAAACAGGAATTTAGCTGTTATAGAAGCCAAGGCGGCTGATAAATATTATACATCTGGTCTTGCACAAGCAAAAGAATATGCTGAGCGATTACAAGTTAGATTCACCTATGCTACCAATGGTTTAAAAATTTATAAAGTAGATTTAGAGGAGGGTATAGAAAATGACGTACCTAAATATCCTACTCCTCAGGAACTTTATGATTTAACTTTTTCCCAGACAATAGAATGGAGAGAGCGACTTTTTGAAATACCTTTTGAAGATAGAAGTGGAACTTGGCAACCAAGATATTATCAAAATAACGCAATTACAAAAGCTTTAGAGGCTATAGCGGTTAAAAGAAAGCGAATTCTACTAACTCTTGCTACTGGTACAGGAAAAACAGCCATAAGTTTTCAAATAGCCTGGAAGTTGTTTCACGCTAAATGGAATCTTTCGGCAATAGATAGTCGAAATTACCATTCCAGAAGTCCACGCATTTTATTTCTAGCAGATAGAAATATTTTGGCAGATCAGGCTTTTAATTCTTTTAGCGCTTTTGAAGAAGATGCACTGGTACGAATTAAGCCTTCAGAAATAAAGAAAAAAGGTAGTGTCCCTAAAAACGGGAGCATCTTTTTCACCATTTTTCAAACTTTTATGAGTGGCCCTGGCGACACACCATATTTTGGAGAGTATCCTAAGGATTACTTTGATTTTATAATTATTGATGAGTGTCACAGGGGAGGAGCTAATGACGAAAGTTCCTGGAGGGCAATTATGGATTACTTTAAGCCAGCAGTACAATTAGGTTTAACCGCTACTCCTAAAAGAGATGTAAACGGAGATACTTATGACTATTTTGGGGAACCCGTATATGAATATAGTCTAAAGGAGGGGATTAACGATGGATTTCTTACACCCTTTAAAGTAAAAGAGTTCAGCACAACGATAGATGAATATACTTATGATCCAGAGGATGATGTAGAAGGAGAAATCCAACCTGATAGAACCTATAAGGAGCCTGACTTTAACCGTTCCATTGCAATGGAAGCCAGGGAAAATTATAGGGTAAAACTATTTATGGATCTGGTGAATGAAAATCAGAAAACTTTAATATTCTGTGCTACACAGGATCACGCAGCCCAGATAAGGGATATGATCAACCAGTACAGCAGTAGTAAAAATCCTTTATACTGTTGTAGAGTTACAGCCGATGATGGCGGAATTGGAGAACAGTATCTAAGGGATTTCCAAGATAATGAAAAATTGATTCCTACTATGCTTACAACTAGTCAGAAATTAAGCACTGGTGTAGACGCTCCTGAAATAAGAAATATCGTCCTGCTGAGATCGATTAATTCTATGGTAGAATTTAAACAAATTGTAGGTCGAGGAACCAGACTTTTTAGGGGCAAGGACTATTTTACCATTTATGATTTTGTAAAAGCACATAAACATTTCAAAGACCCAGAATGGGATGGTCCCCCATTGCCACCTGAAGTGATAGAGCCAAGACCTAAAAAGCCTTGTTTTGAATGTGGTGAATTTACCTGTGTTTGCGAAAAAGTTCCACCAGATCCTTGTCATATATGTGGATATGCACCGTGTAGGTGTAATAAGGTGAATAATGTTGTTAAGGTTAAATTATCAGATAGGAAAGTACGGGAATTGGATTCAATGGTGAAAACCAGTTTTTGGGATCCTGATGGGAAGCCAATTTCTGCTGAGACATTTATAAATAGGCTTTTTGGCGATATTTCAGGATTATTTAAATCAGAAGAAGAGTTAAGAAAAATTTGGAGCACTCCTTCTACAAGAAAAAAGCTCTTAGAGGAGATGGAAGACAAAGGATATTCTGAAGCGCAACTGGAAGATTTGAGAAAAGTAGTTCACGGGGAAGACAGCGACCTTTTTGATGTGCTGTCCTATATAGCCTACCATAAAGATTTGGTTCCTAGAATAAAAAGGGCTGAGAATGCCAAGGTTCATTTAACCTCATATTCCTCGGAACAGCAGGATTTCTTGAATTTTGTTCTAAGGCAGTATGTTGAAGCAGGAGTTGGTGAATTGGATGAAAGCAAAATTAAGGATCTGCTTGTTCTGAAATACAAAGCAATTGCAGATGCGAAAATTAAATTAGGCGATATACCTTCCATACGACAAACTTTTATAGCATTTCAGCAGCATCTATATAGACAATCAAACACTGCGTAA
- a CDS encoding BfmA/BtgA family mobilization protein gives MEPFKNIRFKKTTAARFQEFSRSHFKTHTEALSTMLDFFLYNEISPKEKLGPRARTIENLIKKRINAVIAVMKEIEKNQTKPTIGILQALLEQEEPKKKPLLVEKKRLTGNKPNYREFNR, from the coding sequence ATGGAACCATTTAAAAATATTCGATTTAAAAAAACAACTGCAGCAAGGTTTCAGGAATTTTCCAGAAGCCATTTTAAAACCCATACCGAAGCCTTGTCAACTATGCTGGATTTTTTCCTTTACAACGAAATTTCACCAAAGGAAAAATTGGGGCCCAGGGCAAGGACAATTGAAAATTTGATTAAGAAAAGGATCAATGCAGTAATAGCTGTTATGAAAGAGATTGAGAAGAACCAAACCAAACCTACAATTGGCATTCTCCAGGCACTACTGGAACAGGAAGAGCCAAAAAAGAAGCCCTTGCTGGTGGAGAAGAAACGACTTACTGGGAACAAGCCTAATTACCGGGAGTTCAATAGGTAA
- a CDS encoding restriction endonuclease subunit S: MKEGWEITTLGNIGKVSMCKRIFKKETSATGEIPFYKIGTFGKQANSYISQALYKEYREKYPFPKLGDILLSASGTIGRGVVYDGEPAYFQDSNIVWIDNDQKKVLNEYLYKFYGYCNWNPSKGATISRLYNDDLKRIQIPVPPLEEQKQIVQILDQAFKKLDRAIANIEQNIKNAEELFQAELNEVFSHKGEGWDEKTLGELGKVSMCKRILKKQTTTEGGVPFYKIGTFGKEPNAFIPEEIYNEFRSKYSFPKKGDILISASGTIGRRVVYDGEPAYFQDSNIVWIDNDESEVLNEFLYEFYGVCNWNPSKGATIARLYNDDLRRIKISYPPIEKQKAIVPAIRELKKKTKNIADQYRMKQKNLEELKKSLLEKGFKGELIKEEVTYED; this comes from the coding sequence ATGAAAGAAGGTTGGGAAATAACTACCCTGGGAAATATTGGGAAGGTTTCTATGTGTAAAAGAATTTTCAAAAAAGAAACCTCCGCAACTGGGGAAATTCCATTTTATAAGATAGGAACATTCGGTAAACAGGCTAATTCTTATATAAGTCAAGCCCTCTATAAAGAATATAGAGAAAAATATCCTTTTCCAAAATTAGGGGATATTTTACTATCAGCGTCTGGTACTATAGGAAGAGGTGTTGTGTACGATGGGGAACCTGCATATTTCCAAGACTCCAATATTGTATGGATAGATAATGATCAAAAAAAAGTATTAAATGAATATCTGTATAAATTTTATGGTTATTGTAATTGGAATCCTTCAAAAGGAGCTACAATCTCCAGACTTTATAATGATGATCTAAAGAGAATCCAAATTCCAGTTCCACCACTCGAGGAGCAAAAACAAATCGTTCAAATCTTAGACCAGGCTTTTAAAAAATTAGATCGAGCCATTGCCAATATTGAGCAGAATATTAAAAATGCCGAGGAACTGTTTCAAGCTGAGCTTAATGAGGTTTTTAGTCACAAAGGGGAAGGTTGGGATGAAAAAACTTTGGGGGAGTTAGGAAAAGTTTCAATGTGTAAAAGGATATTAAAAAAGCAAACTACTACTGAAGGTGGAGTTCCATTTTATAAAATTGGAACTTTTGGCAAAGAGCCCAATGCATTTATCCCTGAAGAAATTTATAATGAATTTCGCAGTAAATATTCTTTCCCTAAGAAAGGAGATATTCTTATTTCCGCTTCGGGGACAATAGGTAGACGAGTCGTTTATGATGGAGAACCTGCATATTTTCAGGATTCAAATATTGTTTGGATTGATAATGATGAAAGTGAGGTATTAAATGAATTTTTATATGAGTTTTATGGTGTATGTAATTGGAATCCTTCGAAAGGTGCTACAATTGCTAGGTTGTATAATGATGATTTAAGAAGAATAAAAATATCCTATCCTCCAATAGAAAAGCAAAAAGCTATTGTTCCAGCAATTAGAGAATTGAAGAAAAAAACGAAAAACATAGCGGACCAATACAGGATGAAACAGAAAAATCTTGAAGAATTGAAAAAGTCCTTATTGGAAAAAGGTTTTAAAGGGGAGTTGATTAAAGAGGAGGTGACGTATGAAGATTAA
- a CDS encoding KAP family P-loop NTPase fold protein yields MKIKHQEIVVPNDGTDPFINCKLDRRDYANILTDIVSTYADGFVMALNNEWGAGKTTFVKMWRQSLKNEGYKTLYYNAWENDFEKDVLVALISELEELKDADKLANPEAVENAYKSVVKKAALLTKKVGPGIIRAAFKKYADTDSEDLLKIIEGTSEVALETLEAEITSYTKRKEGLKEFRGSLELLVKNVTSKKPVVFFIDELDRCRPTYSVEVLETVKHLFSVPGIVFVLSIDKEQLGHAVKGVYGSEGLNSDEYLRRFIDVEYNLPKPDSRQVSEYLYQYFGFAQFIEETNRIGSSSFRDDKINFINFAALLFHSEKINFRQAEKIFAIARVALKTFKQNNFIFPDLLIFLIFLKVLNPKVYLGILNKTYTVQELIDEIDRFLIGMASSDDGKYFGFAIVVQLAHYYHNFKVDGIYSTQQISFNREDKGIQDKIFITSKLESSDANKDLKRINANGWAHNPNRVKIDYLMNKIDLLDPVIF; encoded by the coding sequence ATGAAGATTAAGCATCAGGAAATAGTAGTGCCAAACGATGGCACAGATCCTTTTATAAATTGCAAATTAGACCGTAGAGATTATGCAAATATTTTAACAGATATTGTTTCCACCTACGCTGATGGGTTTGTTATGGCTCTTAATAATGAATGGGGTGCTGGAAAAACCACTTTTGTAAAAATGTGGAGACAAAGCCTTAAAAATGAAGGTTACAAAACTCTTTATTATAATGCCTGGGAAAATGATTTTGAAAAGGATGTTTTAGTAGCGTTAATTTCAGAATTGGAGGAATTAAAAGATGCTGATAAATTAGCTAATCCCGAGGCTGTTGAGAATGCTTATAAAAGTGTCGTAAAAAAGGCAGCTTTACTTACCAAAAAAGTTGGGCCAGGAATTATTAGAGCAGCATTTAAGAAATATGCAGATACCGACAGTGAGGATTTATTAAAAATAATAGAAGGAACGTCAGAAGTAGCTTTAGAAACTCTAGAGGCAGAAATCACCTCATATACTAAAAGAAAGGAGGGATTAAAAGAATTTAGGGGAAGCCTAGAACTACTAGTTAAGAATGTCACTTCAAAAAAACCTGTAGTTTTTTTTATTGATGAATTGGATCGCTGCAGACCAACCTATTCTGTTGAGGTTTTAGAAACAGTAAAACACTTATTCAGTGTTCCAGGAATTGTATTTGTGCTTTCTATTGATAAGGAGCAATTGGGTCACGCAGTAAAAGGAGTTTATGGCAGTGAAGGTTTGAATTCCGATGAATATCTACGGCGTTTTATAGATGTTGAATATAACTTACCAAAGCCAGATTCCAGGCAAGTGAGTGAATATTTATATCAGTATTTTGGCTTCGCACAATTTATAGAGGAAACCAATCGAATTGGTTCAAGTTCCTTTCGGGATGATAAAATAAACTTCATCAATTTTGCAGCTCTTCTATTTCATAGTGAAAAAATTAATTTCCGTCAAGCAGAGAAAATATTTGCAATTGCTAGAGTGGCTTTGAAAACCTTCAAGCAAAACAATTTTATATTCCCTGACTTACTAATCTTTTTAATCTTCCTAAAAGTATTAAATCCAAAAGTCTATCTTGGAATTTTAAATAAAACATATACCGTTCAAGAGCTGATAGATGAAATAGATCGTTTTCTAATTGGAATGGCATCATCTGATGATGGTAAATATTTTGGTTTTGCCATAGTTGTGCAACTAGCTCATTATTACCATAATTTTAAAGTAGACGGGATATATTCTACTCAGCAGATTTCATTTAATAGGGAAGATAAAGGAATTCAGGATAAAATTTTCATTACTTCTAAATTGGAATCATCGGACGCTAATAAAGATCTAAAGAGAATAAATGCAAATGGCTGGGCTCACAATCCTAATAGAGTGAAGATTGATTATTTGATGAATAAAATTGATCTACTTGATCCAGTAATTTTTTAA